Proteins found in one Saccharomyces mikatae IFO 1815 strain IFO1815 genome assembly, chromosome: 5 genomic segment:
- the RAD3 gene encoding TFIIH/NER complex ATP-dependent 5'-3' DNA helicase subunit RAD3 (similar to Saccharomyces cerevisiae RAD3 (YER171W); ancestral locus Anc_8.237) — protein sequence MKFYIDDLPVLFPYPKIYPEQYNYMCDIKRTLDVGGNSILEMPSGTGKTVSLLSLTIAYQMHYPEHRKIIYCSRTMSEIEKALVELENLMDYRTKELGYQEDFRGLGLTSRKNLCLHPEVSKERKGTVVDEKCRRMTNGQAKRKLEEDPEANVELCEYHENLYNIEVEDYLPKGVFSFEKLLKYCEEKTLCPYFIVRRMISLCNIIIYSYHYLLDPKIAERVSNEVSKDSIVIFDEAHNIDNVCIESLSLDLTTDALRRATRGANALDERISEVRKVDSQKLQDEYEKLVQGLHSADILTDQEEPFVETPVLPQDLLTEAIPGNIRRAEHFVSFLKRLIEYLKTRMKVLHVISETPKSFLQHLKQLTFIERKPLRFCSERLSLLVRTLEVAEVEDFTALKDIATFATLISTYEEGFLLIIEPYEIENAAVPNPIMRFTCLDASIAIKPVFERFSSVIITSGTISPLDMYPRMLNFKTVLQKSYAMTLAKKSFLPMIITKGSDQVAISSRFEIRNDPSIVRNYGSMLVEFAKITPDGMVVFFPSYLYMESIVSMWQTMGILDEVWKHKLILVETPDAQETSLALETYRKACSNGRGAILLSVARGKVSEGIDFDHQYGRTVLMIGIPFQYTESRILKARLEFMRENYRIRENDFLSFDAMRHAAQCLGRVLRGKDDYGVMVLADRRFSRKRSQLPKWIAQGLSDADLNLSTDMAISNTKQFLRTMAQPTDPKDQEGVSVWSYEDLIKHQNSKNGKGGFIETKNKGEQDEDEDVEMQ from the coding sequence ATGAAATTTTATATAGATGATTTACCAGTGCTTTTTCCTTACCCAAAGATATATCCGGAACAGTACAATTATATGTGCGACATCAAAAGGACTCTGGATGTAGGTGGAAATAGCATCTTGGAGATGCCCTCAGGGACAGGTAAAACCGTCTCACTACTATCTCTTACAATCGCTTACCAGATGCATTATCCAGAACACAGAAAAATCATATACTGTTCACGTACTATGTCTGAAATCGAAAAAGCTTTAGTAGAGTTAGAAAACCTTATGGATTACAGAACTAAAGAGCTGGGCTACCAAGAGGATTTTAGAGGTCTTGGCTTGACAtcgagaaaaaatttgtgTTTGCATCCCGAAGTGAGTAAAGAACGAAAAGGTACAGTAGTCGATGAGAAATGCCGTAGAATGACAAATGGGCAGGCGAAGAGGAAATTGGAGGAAGACCCAGAAGCTAATGTAGAATTGTGTGAGTACCATGAAAATTTGTACAATATTGAAGTGGAAGATTATCTCCCAAAGGGCgtattttcctttgaaaaacttttgaagtactgtgaagaaaaaacgCTTTGTCCATATTTCATTGTTCGTCGTATGATTTCTCTTTgtaacattattatttattcttacCACTATCTATTAGACCCTAAAATTGCTGAAAGAGTTTCCAACGAGGTTTCCAAGGATAgtattgtcatttttgatgaagcacacaatattgataatgtgTGTATCGAATCTTTGTCGTTAGATTTGACAACAGATGCGTTGAGAAGAGCCACACGAGGTGCTAATGCATTAGATGAACGTATTTCTGAGGTCAGAAAAGTTGACTCCCAAAAACTGCAAGATGAATACGAAAAACTAGTCCAAGGTCTGCATTCTGCAGATATTCTCACCGATCAGGAAGAGCCGTTTGTCGAAACGCCGGTTTTACCTCAAGATCTTTTAACAGAGGCAATCCCAGGAAATATACGGAGAGCTGAAcattttgtttcttttttgaaaagattgatTGAGTATCTGAAGACAAGAATGAAGGTTCTTCATGTTATTTCAGAGACACCTAAGTCATTTTTACAGCATCTAAAACAATTAACGTTCATAGAGAGGAAACCTCTCCGGTTTTGTTCTGAAAGGTTATCATTGCTTGTAAGAACTTTGGAAGTAGCAGAGGTGGAAGACTTTACTGCATTGAAAGATATAGCAACATTTGCTACCCTTATATCAACATACGAGGAAGGTTTTTTGCTAATTATTGAACCATATGAAATTGAGAATGCGGCAGTTCCAAACCCAATTATGAGATTCACTTGTTTGGATGCGTCAATTGCCATTAAACCAGTCTTCgaaagattttcttctgtCATTATTACTTCGGGGACTATATCACCATTAGACATGTATCCAAGGATGTTAAACTTTAAGACAGTCTTGCAGAAATCATACGCTATGACGTTAGCTAAAAAATCGTTCCTACCAATGATTATTACGAAGGGCTCTGACCAAGTTGCAATATCttcaagatttgaaattagAAACGATCCTAGTATTGTTCGTAACTATGGTTCTATGTTAGTAGAATTTGCAAAGATTACTCCTGATGGGATGGTCGTGTTTTTCCCCTCATATCTATATATGGAAAGTATTGTTTCAATGTGGCAAACGATGGGTATCCTTGATGAGGTTTGGAAACATAAATTAATTCTAGTCGAAACTCCTGATGCTCAAGAAACCTCCCTAGCTTTAGAGACATACAGGAAAGCCTGCTCGAACGGGCGTGGAGCAATCTTACTTTCTGTTGCTAGAGGAAAGGTATCTGAAGGTATCGATTTTGATCATCAATACGGCAGAACTGTGTTGATGATAGGTATCCCATTTCAATACACAGAATCACGTATTTTGAAAGCTCGCTTGGAATTTATGAGGGAAAACTATCGAATCAGAGAAAATGACTTCTTATCTTTTGATGCAATGAGACACGCTGCCCAATGTTTGGGAAGAGTCCTAAGAGGAAAGGACGATTATGGCGTAATGGTACTAGCAGACCGTAggttttcaagaaaaagaagccaGTTGCCAAAATGGATTGCCCAAGGTTTGTCAGATGCTGACTTAAACCTTTCTACCGACATGGCCATATCCAATACCAAACAATTTTTGAGAACCATGGCTCAACCGACAGACCCCAAAGACCAAGAGGGTGTATCTGTTTGGAGTTATGAAGATCTAATAAAACACCAGAATAGTAAAAATGGTAAGGGGGGATTCATTGAAACCAAAAACAAAGGAGAGCaggatgaagatgaggatGTAGAGATgcaataa
- the RPH1 gene encoding Rph1p (similar to Saccharomyces cerevisiae GIS1 (YDR096W) and RPH1 (YER169W); ancestral locus Anc_8.234), whose translation MTRLITPSEIVGGIPVFKPTYEQFEDFYTFCKAINKYGMKSGVVKVIPPKEWKDKLDLPHSAETLQKIKIKSPIQQHISGNKGLFMVQNVEKNKTYNIIQWKDLSKDYVPPEDPKARRNSRKGSVSKSTKLKLKNHESSFKIDDFEQFRTQYTIDLSDFQNPERLKFLEEYYWKTLNFTTPMYGADTPGSIFPERLDVWNVAKLPNILDHMETNIPGVNDSYLYAGLWKASFSWHLEDQDLYSINYIHFGAPKQWYSIPQEDRFKFYKFMQEQFPEEAKNCPEFLRHKMFLASPKLLQENGIRCNEIVHHEGEFMITYPYGYHAGFNYGYNLAESVNFALEEWLPIGKKAGKCHCISDSVEIDVRKLAKSWKDYNNKESKGTISLNPLPGSAMPLLHRPTLKEMENSSLRSTSPDVGHFSSLRSKSSGVSSPLLSRMKDYSNIVEPTLEDPTLKLKRISSFQDQPLNKLLKRETSQTAMLTDHEDNIVAMSLTSMANSAASSPRLPLSRLNSSNDLSNAQPLFDMTNNNLAFPRPNGPSGLNPLLYISNKNINGISHSAPHSPVNPNISLIKRVKSPNIVTLNISRESSRSPIALNSEGRQQQHLQQHSFSTPSTVSNLSTSVQGPLTDTNDIKIPHPEKLIHKATNRIPKRELLVERSESNSLLPNVTSTCQEDSLSSEKTDLDKEQCSSPLISKFAPEEIVLSGKNKIYVCKECQRKFSSGHHLTRHKKSVHSGEKPHSCPKCGKRFKRRDHVLQHLNKKIPCVSNDTTIDDSIMNSSVQPQDGKAAIDQQSAPLS comes from the coding sequence ATGACAAGGTTGATAACTCCTTCAGAAATTGTGGGGGGCATACCCGTTTTCAAACCGACATATGAGCAATTCGAAGATTTTTATACGTTTTGTAAAGCCATAAACAAATACGGTATGAAGAGTGGTGTCGTGAAAGTTATTCCGCCAAAAGAATGGAAGGACAAGTTAGATCTGCCCCATTCCGCGGAAACGCTTCAAAAGATCAAGATAAAGTCGCCCATTCAGCAGCACATCTCTGGTAATAAAGGTCTTTTTATGGTGCAAAATGTGGAGAAAAACAAGACTtataatattattcaatGGAAGGATCTATCCAAGGACTACGTACCTCCAGAGGACCCTAAAGCGAGACGTAACTCTAGGAAAGGATCTGTTTCCAAATCTACGAAattgaaactgaaaaatcATGAATCGTCCTTCAAAATTGACGATTTTGAACAATTCAGAACGCAGTATACGATAGATTTATCTGATTTCCAAAATCCGGAGCGATTAAAGTTCTTGGAAGAATATTATTGGAAAACCTTAAACTTTACTACGCCTATGTACGGTGCCGATACACCAGGATCAATTTTCCCTGAAAGACTTGACGTTTGGAACGTCGCAAAACTACCGAACATTCTAGATCACATGGAAACCAACATCCCCGGAGTGAACGACTCCTACTTGTACGCTGGTTTATGGAAggcttctttttcttggcaCTTGGAGGATCAGGACCTTTATTCCATAAACTATATCCATTTTGGTGCCCCAAAACAATGGTATTCGATACCGCAAGAGGATAGGTTTAAATTCTACAAGTTCATGCAAGAGCAATTCCCTGAAGAAGCAAAGAATTGTCCGGAGTTTTTAAGACATAAAATGTTCTTAGCTTCACCCAAGCTTCTGCAAGAAAACGGCATACGATGCAACGAAATTGTTCACCATGAAGGTGAGTTCATGATCACTTACCCATATGGTTATCATGCGGGGTTCAATTATGGATATAACTTGGCCGAGTCGGTCAACTTTGCTTTGGAGGAGTGGCTACCGATTGGGAAAAAAGCTGGCAAATGCCATTGTATTTCAGACTCGGTGGAAATAGATGTCAGAAAATTGGCTAAGTCTTGGAAAGActataataataaagagTCGAAAGGAACGATATCTCTCAATCCACTTCCAGGCTCTGCCATGCCCTTGCTTCACAGGCCGACGCTAAAGGAAATGGAAAACAGCTCACTTCGATCCACCAGTCCAGATGTGGGTCATTTCTCAAGTTTAAGATCAAAAAGTTCAGGTGTTTCTTCACCTCTACTATCACGTATGAAAGACTATTCTAACATTGTCGAGCCTACGTTAGAAGATCcaactttgaaattgaaaagaatttcatcatttcaAGATCAACCTTTGAATAAgctattgaaaagagaaacttCACAAACAGCAATGCTCACGGACCACGAAGACAACATAGTAGCCATGAGTCTCACTTCAATGGCAAACAGTGCCGCCTCTTCTCCGAGATTACCGTTGTCAAGATTGAATTCCTCTAACGATCTCTCAAATGCTCAACCATTATTTGACATGACAAATAATAACCTTGCCTTCCCGCGGCCTAATGGACCATCGGGGTTGAACCCTTTATTATACATCTCCAACAAGAACATTAACGGAATATCTCATTCTGCTCCACATTCCCCAGTGAATCCGAATATATCATTAATAAAAAGAGTAAAGTCTCCCAACATTGTAACATTAAACATATCCAGAGAATCCTCTAGAAGCCCTATAGCACTTAATTCTGAGGGAAGACAACAACAGCATCTGCAACAACATTCATTCTCAACTCCATCCACTGTGTCAAATCTTTCCACTTCTGTTCAGGGACCACTAACTGACACAAATGACATAAAAATACCGCATCCTGAAAAGCTTATCCATAAAGCAACAAATAGAATACCAAAGAGGGAACTGCTTGTAGAAAGGTCAGAATCGAATTCTCTACTTCCAAACGTCACATCCACGTGCCAAGAGGATTCTCTTTCAAGTGAAAAAACCGATTTAGATAAAGAACAGTGCTCTTCCCCATTAATATCAAAGTTTGCACCGGAAGAAATTGTATTATCAGGTAAGAACAAGATTTATGTTTGTAAGGAATGCcagagaaaattttcttccgGTCACCATCTCACAAGACATAAGAAATCTGTCCACTCTGGAGAAAAACCTCACTCTTGTCCCAAATGTGGTAAAAGATTTAAAAGGAGGGATCACGTTTTACAACACttaaacaagaaaataccGTGTGTTTCAAATGACACGACGATAGATGATTCAATAATGAATTCTTCAGTGCAACCGCAGGACGGGAAGGCAGCCATCGACCAGCAAAGTGCACCGTTGAGCTGA
- the ADK2 gene encoding adenylate kinase ADK2 (similar to Saccharomyces cerevisiae ADK2 (YER170W); ancestral locus Anc_8.236), with amino-acid sequence MPANGKQTIKLLKPLRLLLLGAPGSGKGTQTSRLLERIPQLFSISSGDILRQEVKSESTLGREAATYIAQGKLLPDDLITRLITFRLSALDWLKPSAAWLLDGFPRTTPQASALDELLKQHDASLNLVVELDVPESTILERIENRYVHIPSGRVYNLQYNPPKVPGLDDITGEPLTKRLDDTAEVFKKRLEEYNQTNEPLKEYYRSSGILSTVSGETSDIIFPKLLNLITRKFGH; translated from the coding sequence ATGCCTGCGAACGGaaaacaaacaataaaacTGCTCAAACCCCTTCGACTTTTACTATTGGGGGCGCCAGGATCCGGTAAAGGGACACAGACTTCACGACTACTAGAAAGAATTCCTCAGTTGTTCTCAATTTCCTCGGGCGACATTTTACGTCAAGAAGTAAAATCTGAATCAACTCTGGGTCGGGAGGCTGCTACTTATATTGCTCAGGGGAAGTTATTGCCGGATGATCTCATAACGCGTCTGATAACGTTTCGTCTTTCAGCATTAGATTGGTTAAAACCGTCAGCTGCATGGTTACTCGATGGATTTCCTCGAACTACTCCACAAGCTTCCGCTTTGGACGAGCTTCTGAAACAACATGATGCCAGTTTAAACTTGGTGGTAGAGTTAGATGTGCCCGAATCCACCATATTGGAAAGAATTGAGAATAGATATGTTCACATTCCTAGTGGAAGAGTATATAATTTGCAATATAATCCCCCGAAAGTACCTGGGCTAGATGATATCACTGGTGAACCATTAACCAAAAGACTTGATGACACCGCTGAAGTGTTTAAGAAACGACTGGAAGAGTACAATCAAACAAATGAGCCGTTAAAAGAGTACTACAGAAGTAGTGGGATTTTAAGTACCGTCTCAGGAGAAACCTCAGATATTATCTTCCCTAAGTTATTGAACCTAATAACCAGAAAATTTGGCCATTAG